In a single window of the Bacillus mycoides genome:
- a CDS encoding SWIM zinc finger family protein: MLQDSITKDEIMMIANEFVQGLDPQQVADQEHVATARQLYRSGVVYNVDFDGYTLSGTVNAEGSVYSVHIPIRNVTESYCDCFAPTQCQHMLAVLLSAASSFGQVGDVLTLFKNNTKPSLPPIRTARQVLQSSAFEEMDYKSWQTYFENEYESFKKEQARLTYKQMYFLMSLFTDFYTKLERKAPRIVAIHELFKLHAALYCFQKLLEEIQEFEANKLYSYHQPVNVVRLFVDKVESTVRDLKTEAIPEESKPILEETARLIHEAFFSTDAYTQERFFIYRHVWGELLRTEEQLQEEKKRIDTKINPLSKALASSHLLFLNGEDVSAMELLEKQPSSVVSLYFYWLEELLSAMEWDRAKDWLSFTYKQVKETITEQENTVFIQDIVRLFVMMYETYATHTNEQAGLEMILQELLPYSFTNYEQYVLAKKQYHAWTELQLLYGFEVIELLKEPLKDIEKEAPEAALPLYHHAAMEAIEERNRKSYKRAVRYLKKLRMLYKRLKRTDEWDAFIIHIANLHSRLRALQEELRRGKLIDDHTN; encoded by the coding sequence ATGCTGCAAGACTCAATTACGAAAGATGAAATTATGATGATTGCGAATGAGTTCGTTCAAGGGCTTGATCCACAGCAAGTTGCTGATCAAGAGCATGTCGCTACAGCTCGGCAACTATATCGTAGTGGTGTTGTCTATAACGTTGACTTTGATGGCTATACGCTATCCGGAACTGTAAATGCTGAAGGCAGTGTATATAGCGTTCACATCCCGATTCGTAATGTCACTGAAAGCTATTGCGATTGCTTCGCGCCAACGCAATGTCAGCATATGCTTGCTGTGTTACTATCTGCAGCTTCTAGTTTTGGGCAAGTAGGAGATGTATTAACTTTATTCAAAAATAATACAAAACCTTCTCTTCCTCCTATTCGAACTGCACGACAAGTATTGCAATCATCAGCTTTTGAAGAAATGGATTATAAAAGTTGGCAAACATACTTTGAAAATGAATATGAATCATTTAAAAAAGAACAAGCGCGGCTCACTTATAAACAAATGTATTTTCTTATGAGTCTTTTTACAGACTTCTATACAAAATTAGAACGGAAAGCTCCGCGCATCGTTGCTATTCATGAATTATTTAAGTTGCACGCGGCACTTTATTGCTTTCAAAAATTATTAGAAGAAATTCAAGAATTTGAAGCAAACAAACTATATTCGTATCACCAACCAGTTAACGTCGTTCGCCTATTCGTTGATAAAGTTGAATCTACCGTTAGGGACCTAAAAACAGAGGCGATTCCAGAAGAATCCAAACCGATTTTAGAAGAAACAGCGCGGCTCATACATGAAGCATTCTTCTCTACCGATGCCTATACACAAGAGCGATTCTTCATTTATCGTCACGTATGGGGTGAACTGTTAAGAACAGAAGAGCAGCTACAAGAAGAAAAAAAACGAATCGATACTAAAATCAATCCACTTTCCAAAGCATTAGCATCTTCTCACCTGCTCTTTTTAAACGGTGAAGATGTATCGGCAATGGAATTACTGGAAAAACAGCCTTCTTCTGTTGTGAGCCTTTACTTCTATTGGTTAGAAGAGTTATTAAGTGCGATGGAGTGGGACCGCGCTAAAGATTGGCTTTCCTTTACTTATAAACAAGTAAAAGAAACGATAACGGAACAAGAAAATACCGTCTTCATACAAGATATCGTTCGATTATTTGTGATGATGTATGAGACATATGCAACGCATACGAATGAACAAGCGGGATTAGAAATGATTTTACAAGAACTATTACCGTATAGTTTCACAAATTATGAACAATATGTACTTGCGAAGAAACAATACCATGCATGGACGGAACTTCAGCTCTTATATGGATTCGAAGTAATCGAACTTTTGAAAGAACCATTGAAAGATATTGAAAAAGAAGCGCCCGAAGCAGCACTTCCTCTTTATCACCATGCCGCAATGGAAGCAATTGAAGAGCGAAATCGCAAATCATATAAACGTGCCGTTCGTTACTTAAAGAAATTACGTATGCTTTATAAACGACTGAAGCGAACTGATGAATGGGATGCTTTCATTATTCATATCGCTAACTTACATTCACGTCTGCGTGCACTACAAGAGGAATTACGGAGAGGAAAATTAATCGATGATCATACAAACTGA
- a CDS encoding zinc ribbon domain-containing protein, which translates to MKFCGTCKNQLADHLNFCPECGSKVEEIADQTASSHSEMRRATRRVKSKKNMFLLIGFVIVVAILFGAYKFGASKFSKEKQVNAMIEAFQKKDVNAIDEFLKVDDPSLKVKTEDIKAYIRYLKDNPSYNKALLSYLQKETVNQKLASDNASFKDGQIIEDGKEWFLYPKYKFSMKSYYMSVSTTAKNAEIYVNDKKETELSSDKTSKELGPYFPGAYVVKAKAKTELTELETEKEVDLADEKNGTVEVNLSLEGNYVTISSDESDATVFVNGKKRGKLSYGSYKLGPVPTDETVEVHLEKNTDFGVIKSESIKVGDQSTYYLKFPKEASSSAVGDFVQNHIYNNVRAIALNDFSLIESDYDKSGKSYKEDRDYLQYLHKKGITEDLLTMGIRNVERQSETKYKVTTYEEYHIRYGDGSVKFKSFNNDHIVTVNGNGKILYHSLGANNTLKSEEVSGPTR; encoded by the coding sequence TTGAAGTTTTGTGGAACTTGTAAAAATCAGCTTGCAGACCATTTGAACTTTTGTCCTGAGTGTGGAAGTAAAGTAGAAGAAATTGCTGATCAAACAGCTTCTTCTCATTCAGAAATGCGTAGAGCAACAAGGCGAGTGAAAAGTAAGAAAAACATGTTTTTACTTATAGGTTTTGTCATTGTTGTTGCTATTTTGTTTGGCGCATATAAATTCGGTGCAAGCAAGTTTTCGAAGGAAAAGCAAGTAAATGCAATGATCGAAGCATTCCAAAAGAAAGATGTGAATGCAATCGATGAGTTTTTGAAAGTAGACGATCCAAGCTTAAAAGTGAAGACAGAAGATATTAAAGCTTACATACGTTATTTAAAGGATAATCCTTCGTACAATAAAGCATTACTGTCTTATTTACAAAAAGAAACAGTAAATCAAAAGTTAGCAAGTGATAATGCATCTTTTAAAGATGGGCAAATTATAGAAGACGGGAAAGAGTGGTTCTTATATCCGAAGTATAAGTTCAGCATGAAATCTTATTACATGAGTGTTAGCACAACTGCAAAGAATGCTGAAATATATGTAAATGATAAAAAAGAAACAGAGCTTTCTAGTGATAAAACCTCAAAAGAATTAGGTCCATACTTCCCAGGTGCTTATGTTGTAAAGGCGAAGGCGAAGACAGAACTTACTGAATTAGAGACAGAAAAAGAAGTAGATCTAGCAGACGAAAAGAATGGGACAGTAGAAGTGAATTTGTCACTTGAAGGAAATTATGTAACCATTTCTTCCGATGAAAGCGACGCAACTGTTTTTGTTAATGGTAAGAAACGCGGAAAATTAAGTTACGGTAGCTATAAACTTGGTCCTGTACCGACAGATGAAACGGTAGAAGTACATTTAGAGAAAAACACTGACTTTGGTGTCATTAAATCCGAAAGCATCAAAGTTGGAGACCAAAGCACATATTATTTAAAGTTCCCGAAAGAAGCTTCAAGCTCAGCAGTTGGTGACTTTGTACAAAATCATATTTATAATAACGTGCGTGCAATTGCATTAAATGATTTTAGCTTAATTGAAAGTGATTATGATAAGAGCGGGAAATCGTATAAGGAAGACCGTGATTACTTGCAATATCTACACAAAAAAGGAATTACAGAAGATTTATTAACAATGGGAATTCGTAATGTAGAGCGTCAAAGTGAAACGAAGTATAAAGTAACGACATATGAAGAATATCATATTCGTTATGGTGATGGCTCTGTAAAATTCAAAAGCTTTAATAATGACCATATCGTTACTGTTAATGGAAATGGAAAGATATTGTACCATTCTCTTGGAGCGAATAATACGCTGAAATCAGAGGAAGTATCTGGTCCGACTCGTTAA
- a CDS encoding DUF3910 family protein — protein MNLKAKVDWVGTPKPYIYKDDITYDAIAIDFSLANDDNRYKLIVLKSEENTHYKIVQYGIKPGSQKPFPIDIPFEQGMLPFIEQILQDPYVQAILKQTRS, from the coding sequence ATGAATTTAAAAGCTAAGGTAGACTGGGTCGGTACACCAAAACCGTACATATATAAAGATGATATAACATATGATGCTATCGCAATTGACTTCTCACTCGCAAATGATGACAATCGCTATAAATTAATTGTGCTCAAGTCTGAAGAAAATACACATTACAAAATCGTACAATATGGAATAAAGCCAGGCTCTCAAAAGCCATTTCCTATTGATATTCCATTCGAGCAAGGAATGCTACCGTTTATAGAACAAATATTACAGGATCCATATGTACAAGCGATATTAAAGCAAACACGCTCCTAA
- a CDS encoding cell wall-binding protein EntA, translating into MKKLIGIATAAVFGLGIFTASANAETVVTTDVLNVRENPTTESKVVGKLQNGHKLDVLNTENGWSQIKLDGKDAFVSAEFTKNSYYVTANVLNVRAEANTNSEILGTLKKDDMIETTNQVQNEWLQFEYNGKTAYVHVPFLTGTAPVIEKQEQPAPAKTVAPAKAQAPAAQAKPAAKPAVKAAETSEPSNGRELTVVATAYTAHPSENGGTYGGRVLTAMGHDLTANPNMKMIAVDPKVIPLGSKVWVEGYGEAIAGDTGGAIKGNRIDILLGSDSAAQKWGRKTVKVKILK; encoded by the coding sequence ATGAAAAAATTAATTGGAATAGCAACAGCAGCAGTTTTTGGTCTTGGGATTTTCACCGCATCTGCTAATGCAGAAACTGTTGTAACAACAGACGTACTAAACGTACGAGAAAACCCTACTACTGAATCAAAAGTTGTCGGTAAATTACAGAATGGTCATAAATTAGATGTTCTAAATACAGAAAACGGATGGTCACAAATCAAATTAGATGGTAAAGACGCATTCGTAAGTGCAGAGTTTACAAAGAACTCTTACTATGTAACAGCTAACGTATTAAATGTACGTGCTGAAGCGAACACAAACTCAGAAATTCTTGGAACGCTTAAGAAAGACGATATGATCGAAACAACGAACCAAGTACAAAATGAGTGGTTACAATTTGAATATAACGGGAAAACGGCTTATGTTCACGTTCCTTTCTTAACAGGTACAGCACCTGTTATCGAGAAACAAGAACAACCTGCTCCTGCTAAAACTGTAGCACCAGCTAAAGCTCAAGCACCTGCAGCACAAGCAAAACCAGCTGCTAAGCCTGCTGTGAAAGCTGCTGAAACTAGCGAACCTTCTAATGGTCGTGAGTTAACAGTTGTAGCTACAGCATATACAGCTCACCCAAGTGAAAACGGTGGCACATACGGCGGCCGTGTATTAACTGCAATGGGTCATGACTTAACAGCGAACCCAAACATGAAAATGATCGCTGTTGACCCGAAAGTAATCCCATTAGGATCTAAAGTATGGGTAGAAGGTTACGGAGAAGCTATCGCTGGAGATACTGGCGGCGCAATTAAAGGTAACCGTATCGACATCCTACTTGGATCAGATAGCGCTGCTCAAAAATGGGGACGCAAAACTGTTAAAGTGAAAATTTTAAAATAA
- the opuD gene encoding glycine betaine transporter OpuD, with protein MRKLTKTFIVSLTLCIAFTLWGIIPESIIGKGSLGNVTTVIQAALVSKFGWFYIISVSIFLGIAIFLIVSKYGSIRLGKEDDEPDYSYMTWFAMLFSAGMGIGLVFWGVAEPMNHLYTPPFGESATEESARLALRFSFFHWGLHPWGLYALVALCIAYFTFRKGRASTISATVGPLFKGGEHGRIAHTFDVLAVFATVFGVATSLGLGAKQIAGGVSYLTSIPNSLPTQLVIIGIVTVLYMLSAQTGLDKGIKYLSNANIILAFALMIIVLFAGPTNFIMNYFTSTIGSYIQELPSMSFRLSPLNEGGNQWIQSWTIFYWAWWIAWSPFVGTFIARVSRGRTIREFVVGVLLVPTVIGALWFSVFGGTGIHMELFDDANIYGQIKEMGTEVGLFAMLDQMGSMGPALCVLAILLISTFFITSADSATFVLAMLTTHGSLNPPNRIKMVWGIVLAALASILLYVGGLEALQTASIIAAFPFVFVIFFMIAALFKELQKEGRMKQH; from the coding sequence ATGAGGAAACTGACGAAAACATTTATTGTCTCATTAACATTATGTATTGCATTTACACTTTGGGGGATTATTCCCGAATCTATTATTGGAAAAGGTAGCTTAGGAAATGTAACGACTGTAATTCAAGCTGCGTTAGTTAGTAAGTTTGGATGGTTCTATATTATTTCCGTTTCTATTTTCTTAGGAATTGCTATTTTCTTAATTGTTTCTAAGTACGGTTCGATTCGTTTAGGTAAAGAGGATGATGAACCTGATTATAGTTATATGACATGGTTTGCTATGTTATTTAGTGCCGGTATGGGAATCGGTTTGGTTTTCTGGGGTGTCGCAGAACCGATGAACCATTTATACACACCTCCGTTTGGAGAGAGTGCGACTGAAGAGAGTGCACGCCTTGCACTTCGTTTCTCATTTTTCCATTGGGGATTACATCCGTGGGGATTATATGCACTTGTAGCATTATGTATTGCGTATTTTACATTTAGAAAAGGAAGAGCAAGTACAATTAGTGCGACAGTGGGTCCGCTATTTAAAGGCGGTGAACATGGCCGTATTGCACATACGTTTGATGTTCTAGCTGTATTTGCGACAGTATTTGGTGTGGCGACATCATTAGGACTTGGGGCAAAGCAAATTGCGGGTGGTGTTAGTTATTTAACATCCATTCCAAACTCATTACCGACACAGCTAGTAATCATCGGAATTGTAACTGTTCTTTATATGCTATCTGCGCAAACGGGACTCGATAAAGGAATTAAATATTTAAGTAATGCGAATATTATTTTAGCGTTTGCACTTATGATAATTGTATTATTTGCAGGTCCAACAAACTTTATTATGAATTATTTCACTTCAACAATCGGTTCATACATTCAAGAATTGCCAAGTATGAGTTTCCGTTTAAGTCCATTAAATGAAGGCGGAAATCAATGGATTCAGTCATGGACAATTTTCTACTGGGCATGGTGGATTGCATGGTCACCATTCGTAGGTACGTTTATTGCTCGTGTGTCACGCGGGCGTACAATTCGTGAATTTGTTGTTGGTGTGTTACTCGTACCAACAGTAATTGGTGCGCTTTGGTTCTCTGTTTTCGGAGGAACAGGTATTCACATGGAGCTATTTGATGATGCAAATATATATGGACAAATTAAAGAAATGGGCACAGAAGTAGGATTGTTTGCGATGTTAGACCAAATGGGTAGTATGGGACCGGCTTTATGTGTGTTAGCCATTTTACTTATTTCAACATTCTTTATTACATCGGCAGACTCTGCTACGTTTGTTCTAGCGATGTTAACGACACATGGTAGTTTAAACCCACCAAATCGCATTAAAATGGTTTGGGGCATTGTTCTAGCGGCATTAGCTTCGATCTTATTGTATGTTGGTGGATTAGAGGCGCTGCAAACTGCGTCGATTATTGCGGCATTCCCATTTGTATTTGTTATTTTCTTTATGATTGCAGCACTATTTAAAGAGTTGCAAAAAGAAGGACGTATGAAACAGCATTAA
- a CDS encoding glycosyltransferase family 2 protein — protein MMTLVILLLFLLFCVLVFWISITFSIKYVLIFTAFLFSGLLVYYSLLTLAGLIHRNSKRKDRTLEHYPSVDILIPAHNEGVVIKDTLEAMAKIEYPGKLNVYLLNDNSQDETPEIGDDFDKAYAHIHHIRVPPGEPKGKSRVLNYGLSISDGEYFCVYDADNQPEPHALRMLVEHAETIQDAVGAVGHVRTVNEKRNWLTRMISLEFQIFQLLMQSGRWLLFQTGSLTGTNMLLRRSALEELGGYDPYAIAEDAELTLRITQKGYLLPIVPESITWEQEPEHLKILIKQRTRWLQGNLYILEKMFSSLSFFKGKLLVHSLQQVLVYVVFWLFLIISNVWFVIGLLGIFQIQYSIPLLFMWYVAYITYVSQLFSAQSVERTFTPTNIFISVIMYFTYAQLFTYLFIRSLILYLRAKSKKQVIGWDKTVRFKKEK, from the coding sequence ATGATGACACTCGTTATACTCCTTTTATTCCTTCTGTTCTGCGTACTCGTATTTTGGATTAGCATCACATTTTCAATCAAATATGTACTTATTTTTACTGCCTTTCTATTCTCAGGCCTACTCGTTTACTACTCTCTCTTAACACTCGCGGGCTTAATTCATCGAAATAGTAAACGAAAAGATCGTACGCTAGAACATTATCCAAGTGTAGATATTTTAATACCTGCCCATAATGAGGGTGTCGTTATTAAAGATACATTAGAAGCGATGGCAAAGATTGAATACCCGGGCAAATTAAACGTTTATTTATTAAACGATAACTCTCAAGATGAAACGCCTGAAATTGGCGATGATTTCGACAAAGCTTATGCTCATATTCATCACATTCGTGTACCACCTGGCGAACCGAAAGGAAAATCGCGTGTATTAAACTACGGTCTTAGCATTTCAGATGGTGAATACTTCTGTGTTTACGATGCAGATAATCAACCTGAACCACATGCACTGCGAATGCTCGTAGAACATGCTGAAACCATCCAGGATGCCGTTGGAGCAGTTGGACACGTTCGTACAGTAAATGAAAAGAGAAATTGGCTTACACGAATGATTTCATTAGAATTTCAGATTTTCCAGCTCCTTATGCAATCTGGACGCTGGCTATTATTCCAAACAGGCTCACTGACCGGAACAAACATGCTTCTTCGTCGTTCCGCATTAGAAGAACTTGGCGGCTATGATCCTTATGCAATTGCAGAGGATGCCGAATTAACATTGAGAATTACCCAAAAAGGATATCTCTTACCAATCGTCCCGGAATCGATTACATGGGAACAAGAACCTGAACATTTAAAAATTCTTATTAAACAGCGTACACGTTGGCTTCAAGGAAACTTATATATTTTAGAAAAAATGTTTTCTTCGCTAAGCTTCTTTAAAGGAAAGCTACTCGTCCATTCCTTACAGCAAGTTTTAGTATATGTCGTATTTTGGCTATTCTTAATCATTTCAAACGTTTGGTTTGTAATTGGACTGCTCGGGATATTCCAAATTCAATACAGCATTCCATTACTATTTATGTGGTATGTCGCATATATTACATATGTTTCTCAATTATTTAGTGCCCAGAGCGTCGAACGAACCTTTACACCAACCAACATTTTCATAAGCGTCATTATGTACTTTACGTACGCACAGCTCTTTACGTATTTGTTTATTCGCAGTCTCATTCTTTACTTACGTGCAAAGAGCAAGAAACAAGTAATTGGCTGGGATAAAACAGTACGATTTAAAAAGGAAAAATAA
- a CDS encoding diguanylate cyclase, whose protein sequence is MKDKSYKVLSMWILQILFYFTTVHVTKYEHALIFTIIYVIINVLFLFLADKTAFIFFILGAIISVFYLFYEAWLHLWSTSEQWEYIITHFLMAANFFIVYISTHLLKKVILKNKELTERVRVLEQYIGESKLLTRQEFERRQALLRTAMDRRNETGMIIFFDFTSFSKYTKESVMDRVASLLVDTVRTDFDLAAEYESNTLVILLQNTNEAGADIVMNRLHPKMEQWLAAEAIQDIKIKREQINTKGQTLL, encoded by the coding sequence GTGAAAGATAAATCCTATAAAGTCCTTTCTATGTGGATTTTACAAATTTTATTTTATTTTACTACTGTACATGTGACGAAATATGAGCACGCGCTCATTTTTACAATTATATATGTCATCATAAATGTACTATTCCTATTTTTAGCTGATAAAACAGCATTTATTTTCTTTATACTGGGAGCCATCATTTCAGTATTCTATTTATTTTATGAAGCGTGGCTTCACTTATGGAGTACATCAGAACAATGGGAATATATCATTACCCACTTCCTAATGGCAGCTAACTTCTTCATTGTTTATATTTCAACCCACCTATTAAAAAAGGTCATCCTTAAAAATAAAGAGTTAACTGAACGAGTGAGAGTGTTGGAGCAATACATCGGAGAATCAAAACTATTAACAAGGCAAGAATTCGAAAGACGACAAGCATTATTAAGGACTGCGATGGATCGTCGTAATGAAACAGGCATGATTATTTTCTTTGATTTCACTTCCTTTAGTAAATATACGAAGGAAAGTGTCATGGATCGTGTAGCTTCATTATTAGTTGATACAGTAAGAACTGACTTTGACCTTGCTGCTGAATATGAAAGCAATACATTGGTCATTTTATTACAAAACACAAATGAAGCTGGTGCTGATATTGTAATGAACCGTCTACATCCAAAAATGGAGCAATGGCTTGCCGCTGAAGCAATTCAAGATATTAAAATAAAACGAGAACAAATCAACACAAAAGGACAGACATTATTATGA
- a CDS encoding NupC/NupG family nucleoside CNT transporter, with protein MNVLWGIGGVIGVLAIAFLLSSNRKAINWRTILIALALQMSFSFIVLRWDAGKAGLKYAADGVQGLINFSYEGIKFVAGDLVNAKGPWGFVFFIQALLPIVFISSLVAILYHFGIMQKFVSVVGGALSKLLGTSKAESLNSVTTVFLGQTEAPILIKPYLARLTNSEFFTIMVSGMTAVAGSVLVGYAAMGIPLEHLLAAAIMAAPSSLLIAKLIMPETEKVDNNVELSTEREDANVIDAAARGASEGMQLVINVAAMLMAFIALIALLNGLLGLVGSLFHIKLSLDLIFGYLLSPFAILIGVSPGEAIQAASFIGQKLAINEFVAYANLGPHMAEFSAKTNLILTFAICGFANFSSIAIQLGVTGTLAPTRRKQIAQLGIKAVIAGTLANFLNAAVAGMMFL; from the coding sequence ATGAATGTTTTATGGGGAATTGGCGGCGTGATTGGAGTATTAGCAATCGCTTTCTTATTATCTTCCAACCGCAAAGCTATTAATTGGCGCACAATTTTAATCGCGCTAGCATTACAAATGTCATTTTCATTTATCGTATTACGATGGGATGCCGGAAAAGCAGGTTTAAAATACGCTGCAGATGGCGTTCAAGGATTAATTAATTTTTCTTACGAGGGAATTAAGTTCGTTGCTGGGGATTTAGTCAACGCAAAAGGACCTTGGGGATTTGTATTCTTTATTCAAGCACTACTTCCAATCGTATTTATTAGTTCATTAGTAGCAATCTTATATCATTTCGGTATTATGCAGAAATTTGTTAGCGTCGTTGGTGGTGCATTAAGTAAACTTCTTGGAACTTCTAAAGCAGAAAGCTTAAACTCAGTAACGACTGTATTTTTAGGACAAACTGAAGCTCCAATCTTAATTAAACCTTACTTAGCACGCTTAACAAATAGTGAATTCTTCACTATTATGGTAAGCGGTATGACAGCTGTTGCCGGATCAGTTCTTGTCGGCTATGCAGCAATGGGTATTCCGTTAGAGCACTTATTAGCAGCAGCAATTATGGCAGCTCCATCAAGTTTATTAATTGCGAAACTAATTATGCCAGAAACAGAAAAAGTAGATAACAACGTTGAACTTTCTACAGAACGTGAAGACGCAAACGTTATCGATGCAGCTGCACGTGGTGCATCTGAAGGTATGCAACTTGTTATTAACGTAGCAGCAATGTTAATGGCTTTCATCGCATTAATCGCTTTATTAAATGGTCTATTAGGATTAGTTGGGTCTTTATTCCATATTAAACTTAGCCTTGATTTAATCTTCGGTTACTTATTATCACCATTTGCAATCTTAATCGGGGTTTCACCGGGTGAAGCTATACAAGCAGCAAGCTTTATCGGTCAAAAACTTGCAATCAACGAATTCGTTGCATACGCAAACTTAGGACCTCACATGGCAGAGTTCTCTGCAAAAACAAATCTGATTTTAACATTCGCAATCTGTGGTTTTGCAAACTTCTCTTCTATCGCAATTCAATTAGGTGTAACAGGAACATTAGCTCCTACTCGCCGTAAACAAATTGCACAATTAGGGATTAAAGCAGTTATCGCTGGTACACTAGCGAACTTCTTAAATGCAGCAGTTGCAGGTATGATGTTCCTATAA
- a CDS encoding SH3 domain-containing protein, translated as MKKYLAGLAAVSVAGGAAPTLDSVQAAPEQNTQKAATQTVQASASNSSSYTVNASVLHVRAGSSTSHDIISRVYNGQSLNVIGEENGWFKINHNGKTGYVSGEFVSKNGEKTNNNVSTGGNNTVTADVLRVRTAPNTSSSVSGRVYEGQTLNVIGQENGWVKINYNGKVGYVSGEFVSGVSSNAGSSNNNTNNTVKPASGNYTVNVSSLRVRTGPSTSHTTIGSVKKGQVVQVVGEVQDWFKINYAGQTAYLSKDYVTKGGSNENTTQGNNQEQNNNVTVQTGGTYVVNATSLRVRTGPATYHSVIGGVLNGTKLNVIGSEGSWFKVNYQGKTGYVSSEFVKFVKGGTTTPEQPEQPNQGAIGDYYINASALNVRSGEGTNYRIIGALPQGQKVQVISENSGWSKINYNGQTGYIGTRFLSKTPVGGAVDNKPNENQNNNNTSNNSGDSSSILAYAKSMQGVPYVWGGSSANGVDCSGYIYHVFKKFGHNISRQSVAGYWSSLPKTSSPQPGDLIYFQNTYKAGPSHMGIYLGGGSFIQAGDKGVAIASLSNSYWKSHFLGYTKAP; from the coding sequence ATGAAAAAATACCTTGCCGGTCTTGCGGCAGTGTCTGTAGCAGGAGGAGCAGCACCTACACTTGATAGCGTTCAAGCTGCCCCTGAACAAAACACACAAAAAGCTGCTACACAAACTGTCCAAGCTTCCGCATCAAACAGTTCATCTTATACGGTAAATGCTAGCGTGCTACATGTTCGCGCAGGATCTAGCACTTCTCACGACATTATCTCTCGCGTTTATAACGGTCAATCATTAAACGTAATTGGAGAAGAAAATGGTTGGTTCAAAATTAACCATAATGGGAAAACAGGTTATGTGAGTGGTGAATTTGTATCAAAAAATGGGGAAAAAACAAATAACAATGTAAGCACAGGTGGAAACAATACAGTTACTGCTGATGTATTACGTGTACGTACCGCTCCTAACACTTCTAGTTCTGTTTCAGGACGTGTATATGAAGGACAAACATTAAACGTAATTGGTCAAGAAAATGGTTGGGTGAAAATCAACTATAATGGAAAAGTTGGCTATGTAAGTGGCGAATTCGTATCTGGTGTTTCTTCTAATGCAGGTTCTTCAAACAACAATACGAATAATACTGTAAAACCAGCAAGCGGAAACTATACAGTAAACGTATCTTCCCTTCGCGTTCGTACAGGTCCTAGCACTTCTCATACAACTATAGGTTCTGTGAAAAAAGGACAAGTAGTACAAGTTGTAGGCGAAGTTCAAGATTGGTTCAAAATCAATTATGCAGGACAAACAGCTTACTTAAGCAAAGACTACGTAACAAAAGGCGGTTCTAACGAAAACACCACGCAAGGTAACAACCAGGAACAAAACAATAATGTAACTGTTCAAACTGGTGGCACTTACGTCGTTAACGCAACATCACTACGTGTTCGTACGGGCCCTGCTACTTACCATAGCGTAATTGGTGGCGTATTAAATGGTACGAAATTAAACGTAATTGGATCTGAAGGTAGCTGGTTTAAAGTTAATTATCAGGGAAAAACAGGCTACGTTAGCAGCGAATTCGTAAAATTCGTTAAAGGTGGCACTACTACTCCTGAACAACCTGAGCAACCTAACCAAGGTGCAATTGGCGATTACTACATTAATGCTTCTGCACTAAATGTACGTAGCGGCGAAGGTACAAATTATAGAATCATAGGCGCACTTCCACAAGGACAGAAGGTTCAAGTAATCTCTGAAAACTCTGGATGGAGCAAAATTAACTACAATGGTCAAACTGGTTACATCGGAACACGTTTCCTATCTAAAACACCAGTTGGGGGCGCAGTAGATAATAAGCCTAATGAAAATCAAAACAATAACAATACAAGCAATAATAGCGGTGACAGTTCTTCTATACTTGCATACGCGAAATCTATGCAAGGCGTGCCATACGTTTGGGGCGGTTCTTCTGCTAATGGTGTCGACTGCAGTGGTTACATCTACCACGTATTTAAGAAATTTGGCCATAACATTAGCCGCCAAAGTGTTGCAGGATATTGGAGTAGCTTACCAAAAACTTCAAGTCCACAGCCAGGCGACTTAATTTATTTCCAAAATACTTATAAAGCTGGTCCTTCTCACATGGGTATTTACCTTGGAGGTGGATCGTTTATCCAGGCTGGAGATAAAGGTGTAGCAATCGCTTCATTAAGCAACTCTTATTGGAAAAGCCATTTCTTAGGGTATACGAAAGCACCTTAA